A portion of the Rhodococcus pseudokoreensis genome contains these proteins:
- the moaCB gene encoding bifunctional molybdenum cofactor biosynthesis protein MoaC/MoaB: MSDLTHLDSEGRARMVDVSAKADTTRTAVAAGQLITTPAVIELVRADDLPKADVLATARIAGISGAKKTSELIPLCHQLALSSVKLEFGFTENAITIEATAKTKGPTGVEMEALTAVAVAGLTLHDMVKAVDPAATLDGVRLLTKDGGKRGHWTREQQNTGTPTVTARSAAVLVASTGGAKGTREDTTGPVIAAWLEERGFTTRGPLVYADADIAAGLADALSGNPALIISTGGTGVSPTDATPEATRAVLDRELPGVADAIRNRGTEVTPHASLSRGLAGVANGTVVVNLPGSPGGVKDGLSVLDPIVDHLLAQVAGGGMHDA; the protein is encoded by the coding sequence ATGAGCGACCTGACGCACCTCGACAGCGAGGGCCGCGCGCGCATGGTCGACGTGAGCGCGAAAGCGGACACGACCCGAACGGCGGTCGCCGCCGGGCAATTGATCACCACCCCCGCGGTGATCGAACTGGTCCGGGCCGACGACCTGCCCAAGGCCGACGTTCTCGCGACGGCCCGGATCGCCGGGATCTCCGGGGCGAAGAAGACGTCCGAGCTGATTCCGCTGTGCCATCAGCTCGCGCTGTCGTCGGTGAAGCTGGAGTTCGGGTTCACCGAGAATGCGATCACGATCGAGGCCACCGCGAAGACGAAGGGCCCGACCGGCGTCGAGATGGAGGCGCTCACCGCCGTGGCGGTGGCCGGATTGACGTTGCACGACATGGTGAAAGCCGTCGATCCCGCCGCGACGCTGGACGGCGTCCGGCTGCTCACCAAGGACGGCGGCAAACGCGGACACTGGACGCGTGAGCAGCAAAACACCGGAACTCCCACGGTGACAGCGCGATCCGCGGCCGTCCTCGTCGCCTCGACCGGCGGGGCGAAGGGCACGCGAGAGGACACGACCGGCCCGGTGATCGCCGCATGGCTCGAGGAACGTGGCTTCACCACCCGGGGTCCGCTGGTCTACGCGGACGCGGACATCGCGGCCGGCCTCGCCGACGCCCTGTCCGGGAACCCGGCACTGATCATCAGCACCGGCGGCACCGGGGTCTCCCCCACGGACGCGACCCCGGAGGCCACCCGCGCGGTGCTCGACCGCGAACTGCCCGGCGTCGCCGACGCCATCCGGAACCGCGGCACGGAGGTGACCCCGCACGCCTCGCTGAGCCGCGGACTCGCGGGTGTGGCGAACGGCACAGTCGTCGTGAATCTCCCCGGCTCGCCGGGCGGGGTCAAGGACGGATTGTCCGTCCTCGACCCCATCGTCGATCATCTTCTCGCTCAGGTCGCAGGTGGAGGTATGCACGATGCCTGA
- a CDS encoding molybdenum cofactor biosynthesis protein MoaE, with amino-acid sequence MPDILAQISDQPLDPAVVDAAVAGPEYGAVVVFTGVVRNHDGGQSVSALEYQSHPDAERFLRTVCEEVVASSGLPVAAIHRVGSLTVGDLAVVAAVAAPHRAEAFTTCAELVERIKHEVPIWKRQKFADGASEWVGL; translated from the coding sequence ATGCCTGACATTCTCGCCCAGATCTCGGATCAGCCGCTCGATCCCGCCGTCGTCGACGCGGCCGTGGCCGGACCCGAATACGGCGCCGTCGTCGTGTTCACCGGCGTCGTCCGCAATCACGATGGCGGACAATCGGTCTCGGCACTCGAATACCAGTCGCACCCGGACGCCGAACGCTTCCTGCGCACCGTCTGCGAGGAGGTCGTGGCCTCGTCCGGACTCCCCGTCGCGGCCATCCACCGGGTCGGATCCCTCACCGTCGGCGACCTCGCGGTGGTCGCCGCGGTCGCCGCTCCCCACCGCGCCGAGGCGTTCACCACGTGCGCCGAACTGGTGGAGCGCATCAAGCACGAGGTACCCATCTGGAAGCGGCAGAAATTCGCCGACGGGGCGTCCGAATGGGTCGGTCTGTGA